The following proteins come from a genomic window of Corynebacterium sp. P4-C1:
- a CDS encoding leucyl aminopeptidase gives MPHLPRTTGVLPAHGSLPRVDFASSADSTLIDGAARLIPVAQGEELELPVSALTRDGLLEALEAVGATGSHGEITKVVLDGDLHIAVGLGEDTSPTSVRRAMGAAARSLNGVERAVVSGEFGVAATVEGLLLGGYAYAGLKAPKDEETGADGEGTADASAPLITVIGREDERGAFEAAVTAGHAVALARDLVNTPSNLLYPEVYAEYAEQIATAAGVQVEVLDDAQLRGQGFGGITAVGQGSAHPPRLVHLTWAPGNAADGTSVALVGKGITFDSGGISIKPANGMEQMVMDMGGSAAVLAATCAIAAMELPVRVEAWMPLAENLPSGTAQRPGDVITHYGGITSEVINTDAEGRLVLADAIARACEDSPTHLIETSTLTGAQMVALGKRTFGVMGSDELRDRIAEHGREIDEPGWAMPLLEEHEDEISSKVADVKNANSDRFGGMEFAATYLSRFIRDEIEWAHIDVASPAWNSDGPHGFTPSRATGVPVRTLVETVRGLI, from the coding sequence ATGCCGCACCTTCCCCGCACCACAGGTGTTCTTCCCGCCCACGGGTCCCTACCGCGCGTGGACTTCGCCTCCTCCGCAGACAGCACGCTTATCGACGGCGCCGCCCGCCTCATCCCCGTCGCCCAGGGCGAGGAACTGGAACTGCCGGTCTCCGCGTTGACCCGCGACGGCCTGCTGGAGGCGCTCGAAGCTGTCGGTGCGACCGGTTCCCACGGAGAGATCACCAAGGTAGTGCTCGACGGCGACCTGCACATCGCCGTCGGCCTCGGCGAAGACACCTCCCCGACATCCGTCCGCCGGGCCATGGGTGCGGCCGCCCGCTCCCTCAACGGCGTGGAGCGCGCGGTCGTCAGCGGCGAATTTGGCGTGGCCGCCACCGTTGAAGGCCTGCTTTTGGGCGGATATGCCTACGCCGGTTTGAAAGCGCCGAAAGACGAGGAAACCGGGGCGGATGGGGAAGGCACCGCTGATGCCTCCGCACCGCTGATCACCGTGATCGGGCGTGAGGACGAGCGCGGCGCCTTCGAGGCCGCGGTCACCGCGGGCCATGCTGTGGCCCTGGCGCGGGACCTGGTCAACACTCCTTCCAACCTGCTCTACCCCGAGGTCTACGCAGAATATGCCGAGCAGATCGCCACTGCAGCAGGTGTGCAGGTCGAGGTCCTCGACGACGCCCAGCTGCGCGGGCAGGGCTTCGGCGGGATCACGGCGGTTGGCCAAGGCTCCGCGCACCCGCCGCGCCTGGTGCATCTGACTTGGGCTCCCGGCAACGCCGCAGACGGCACCTCCGTCGCCTTGGTGGGCAAGGGCATCACCTTCGATTCCGGCGGCATTTCCATCAAGCCCGCGAACGGCATGGAGCAAATGGTGATGGACATGGGCGGTTCCGCCGCGGTGCTGGCCGCGACCTGCGCCATCGCCGCCATGGAGCTGCCTGTGCGCGTGGAGGCGTGGATGCCGCTCGCCGAGAATCTGCCGTCCGGCACCGCCCAGCGGCCCGGCGATGTGATCACCCACTACGGCGGCATCACCAGCGAGGTGATCAACACCGACGCGGAGGGCCGCCTTGTGCTCGCCGATGCCATCGCCCGAGCCTGCGAGGACTCCCCCACGCACCTCATCGAAACGTCCACGCTCACCGGCGCCCAAATGGTGGCGCTAGGCAAGCGCACCTTCGGAGTCATGGGCAGCGACGAGCTGCGCGACCGCATCGCCGAACACGGGCGCGAGATCGACGAGCCCGGCTGGGCGATGCCGTTGCTCGAAGAGCACGAGGACGAGATCTCCTCCAAGGTCGCCGACGTGAAGAACGCCAACAGCGACCGTTTCGGTGGCATGGAATTCGCAGCGACCTATCTCTCCCGCTTCATCCGCGACGAGATCGAATGGGCCCACATCGACGTGGCGAGCCCGGCCTGGAACAGCGACGGCCCCCACGGCTTCACTCCCAGCCGCGCCACCGGCGTTCCCGTGCGCACTCTTGTGGAGACGGTCCGGGGGCTGATCTAA
- a CDS encoding branched-chain amino acid aminotransferase, protein MTKLEFTVQKNENPASDEQRAEILKDPKFGQEFTDHMVAIDWTEEEGWHNARVTPYAPIEFDPASMVFHYGQAIFEGLKAYRQPDGSIATFRPEQNGQRLRNSARRLAMPELPDELFLESLRQIVAVDEAWVPEAGGEAALYLRPFMISTEVSLGVKPASSYTYYVIASPAGAYFEGGVKPVKVWISEDYVRAAPGGTGAAKFAGNYAASLLAQAQAQEKQCDQVVWLDAIERTYIEEMGGMNLMFVYGAEDNGIKVVTPELSGSLLPGITRDSLLQVAGDLGYATEEVRISVDDWKNDVAEGTMTESFACGTAAVITPVGHIVGDGIDFTVNGNEAGDVTMKLRERLTKIQRGEFEDTHGWMHTLVPAK, encoded by the coding sequence ATGACGAAATTGGAATTCACCGTGCAGAAGAACGAGAACCCGGCAAGCGACGAGCAGCGCGCGGAAATTCTCAAGGACCCGAAATTCGGCCAGGAATTCACCGACCACATGGTCGCGATCGACTGGACCGAGGAGGAGGGGTGGCACAATGCCCGCGTCACCCCGTACGCCCCGATCGAATTCGATCCGGCTTCCATGGTGTTCCACTACGGCCAGGCGATCTTCGAGGGTTTGAAGGCGTACCGCCAGCCGGACGGTTCCATCGCCACTTTCCGTCCGGAGCAGAATGGGCAGCGTCTGCGGAATTCCGCCCGGCGCTTGGCCATGCCGGAGCTTCCCGACGAACTCTTCTTGGAATCCTTGCGCCAGATCGTCGCTGTTGACGAGGCGTGGGTACCGGAAGCTGGTGGCGAGGCCGCGCTGTATCTGCGCCCGTTCATGATCTCCACCGAAGTCAGCCTCGGGGTGAAGCCGGCAAGCAGCTACACCTACTACGTCATCGCCTCCCCGGCGGGCGCGTACTTCGAAGGCGGCGTCAAGCCGGTCAAAGTGTGGATCTCTGAGGACTACGTCCGCGCCGCGCCGGGAGGCACAGGCGCCGCGAAATTCGCGGGCAACTACGCCGCGTCCTTGCTCGCGCAGGCGCAGGCCCAGGAGAAGCAGTGCGACCAGGTCGTGTGGCTCGATGCCATCGAGCGGACCTACATCGAGGAGATGGGTGGCATGAACCTCATGTTCGTCTACGGTGCTGAGGACAACGGGATCAAGGTGGTCACTCCGGAGCTGTCCGGTTCACTGCTGCCGGGCATCACCCGCGACTCTTTGCTGCAGGTCGCAGGAGACCTCGGCTACGCCACCGAGGAGGTGCGCATTTCGGTCGACGACTGGAAGAACGATGTCGCGGAGGGGACGATGACCGAGTCCTTCGCCTGCGGCACCGCTGCGGTGATCACCCCGGTCGGCCACATCGTGGGCGACGGCATCGATTTCACGGTCAACGGCAACGAAGCCGGCGATGTCACGATGAAATTGCGTGAGCGCCTGACCAAGATCCAGCGCGGCGAGTTCGAAGACACCCACGGCTGGATGCACACGCTCGTTCCCGCCAAGTAA
- a CDS encoding nicotinate-nucleotide--dimethylbenzimidazole phosphoribosyltransferase, whose product MSVSVQFEPVPTPDSAVEARVRAAMTDNPRGVSFGRLAGLGAWIAGRQGETPPHPIESPRIVVFAGDHGIAARGVSAFTPDASILQADEVDAGAAPVNTLARTANAPVELVRVSLAEEGALIRPGSGAIDIEDAMSPNEFARAVELGRTVADSAVDSGCDLAVVGDIGVGNTTVAAAVIGTLTFTEPVVAVGRGSGINDETWKVKVAAVRDAMFRARDAHDDVEVVLQRISSPDFVALTAFIAQCAARRTPVLVDGAFPAAAAYTAERLSPGVKDWLLAGQLSPEPCHKICLQALDLTPVAALDMTTGQGAGGAAVLPLLTSAVELVADEMRSQETAQ is encoded by the coding sequence ATGAGCGTTTCTGTGCAGTTCGAACCGGTTCCCACCCCGGACAGCGCTGTTGAGGCGCGGGTCCGCGCGGCCATGACGGATAACCCGCGCGGTGTATCCTTCGGCCGGCTTGCCGGCCTCGGCGCGTGGATTGCCGGACGCCAGGGTGAAACGCCCCCACACCCGATCGAATCCCCGCGCATCGTCGTCTTCGCCGGCGACCACGGCATCGCCGCCCGCGGAGTCTCCGCGTTCACGCCGGATGCCTCCATCTTGCAGGCCGATGAAGTCGATGCCGGAGCAGCTCCCGTCAACACCCTGGCCCGCACCGCCAATGCTCCTGTGGAGCTCGTCCGCGTGAGTCTCGCCGAGGAGGGAGCCCTCATCCGCCCGGGCTCCGGGGCAATCGACATCGAGGATGCCATGAGTCCGAATGAATTCGCCCGCGCCGTGGAGTTGGGCCGCACGGTCGCGGACTCAGCTGTCGATTCCGGTTGCGACCTCGCTGTCGTCGGCGATATCGGGGTGGGCAACACGACGGTGGCCGCCGCAGTGATCGGCACCCTCACCTTCACCGAGCCTGTTGTCGCGGTCGGCCGCGGCAGCGGCATCAACGACGAGACCTGGAAGGTCAAAGTCGCGGCAGTGCGCGACGCCATGTTCCGGGCCCGCGACGCCCACGACGACGTCGAAGTGGTACTGCAGCGTATTTCTTCGCCGGATTTCGTTGCGCTCACGGCGTTCATCGCGCAGTGCGCGGCGCGCCGCACGCCAGTGCTTGTCGACGGCGCCTTCCCCGCTGCCGCCGCCTACACGGCGGAACGGCTCTCCCCCGGTGTGAAAGACTGGCTGCTCGCCGGCCAGTTGAGCCCGGAACCCTGCCACAAGATCTGCCTGCAGGCCCTCGATCTCACACCTGTGGCGGCACTCGACATGACCACCGGTCAAGGTGCCGGAGGAGCAGCTGTCCTGCCGCTGCTCACCTCTGCCGTGGAGCTGGTCGCCGACGAAATGCGCTCGCAGGAAACGGCACAATAA
- a CDS encoding DUF3043 domain-containing protein has translation MKLPWQKSDAPAADNATASSGSTKLDLGGSTSTDPHAVKAAKDTTSKDSLPKGYTPPKGRPTPKRHDQEVKRGVVRDPNAMSRPQQAQRRKELKTSMSKEEWKEYKKKEREERRERNREVQARMDAGDERYLMDRDKGEVRHYVRDWVDSRRFLSNYMLPAMVVLLAIMLLGLVMPRVSEILSLVSMVFILAIFVEAFIIGRRANRAVRAKFPGTDETGFGLGMYAYSRASQPRNWRTPKPQVAIGSKA, from the coding sequence GTGAAACTTCCCTGGCAGAAATCCGATGCCCCTGCGGCCGACAACGCGACCGCTAGCAGCGGCTCCACCAAGCTCGACCTCGGCGGCAGCACCTCCACGGACCCCCACGCCGTGAAGGCGGCCAAGGACACTACGTCCAAAGACTCGTTGCCGAAGGGCTACACCCCGCCGAAGGGCCGCCCGACACCGAAGCGCCACGACCAGGAGGTCAAGCGCGGAGTAGTGCGCGACCCGAACGCGATGTCGAGGCCGCAGCAGGCGCAAAGGCGCAAGGAACTCAAGACTTCCATGTCCAAGGAGGAATGGAAGGAGTACAAGAAGAAGGAGCGCGAGGAGCGCCGCGAGCGCAACCGCGAGGTTCAGGCCCGGATGGACGCGGGCGACGAGCGCTACCTCATGGACCGCGACAAGGGTGAAGTGCGCCACTACGTGCGCGACTGGGTGGATTCCCGGCGTTTCCTGTCCAACTACATGCTTCCGGCAATGGTCGTTCTGCTGGCCATCATGCTTCTGGGCCTTGTCATGCCGCGCGTCTCCGAGATCCTCTCCCTGGTGTCCATGGTGTTCATCCTGGCCATCTTCGTGGAGGCTTTCATCATCGGCCGCCGCGCGAACCGCGCTGTCCGCGCGAAATTCCCCGGCACGGACGAGACAGGCTTCGGCCTCGGCATGTACGCGTACTCCCGCGCATCCCAACCGCGCAACTGGCGCACACCGAAGCCGCAGGTTGCAATCGGTTCCAAGGCGTAG
- a CDS encoding iron-sulfur cluster assembly accessory protein, with the protein MTAPTSATGVKLTEAAAAKAKALLDQEGRNDLSLRIAVQPGGCAGLRYQLYFDDRELEGDKADVIGGVRLVVDKMSVPYLMGAEIDFADTIEQQGFTIDNPNAGGSCACGDSFN; encoded by the coding sequence ATGACTGCACCGACTTCCGCAACTGGTGTCAAGCTCACTGAGGCAGCCGCCGCGAAGGCGAAAGCGCTGCTGGATCAGGAAGGCCGCAACGACCTGTCCCTGCGCATCGCCGTTCAGCCTGGCGGCTGCGCCGGGCTGCGCTACCAGCTCTACTTCGACGACCGCGAACTCGAAGGCGACAAGGCCGATGTCATCGGTGGCGTCCGTCTCGTGGTGGACAAGATGAGTGTCCCGTACCTCATGGGTGCGGAGATCGACTTCGCTGACACCATTGAGCAGCAGGGCTTCACCATCGACAACCCGAATGCGGGGGGCTCCTGCGCCTGCGGCGACTCCTTCAACTAA
- a CDS encoding S41 family peptidase gives MTAKTAETAAKTAKTKSMKTKTQKILTVIGGLLVAGVLLLGAGAYFYGPTLTAMTTGSARFLGTDSPKRYTSTVLSLAEQGIYADSKEFADAAEHARAAAKQADSLDDVRATLNDAVRAAGGKHSRLIEPDEQSGGDDAADSASSPDPGVEQKDGLAWATVPGIDRNDDIQGYADTLSNGLAAARDNGACGAVVDLRGNGGGDMGPMLAGLSPLLPDGTALEFEFGARTNAVTVDGNSVKGGGTPLTTAGGKWDVPVAVLVDGGTASSGEATMLSFRGLDNSRSFGTPTAGFASANTVYDFPDGSELMLTIAKDRDRNGATYSEDPIDPDVKTDSGDVAVAEAERWLRDESGCS, from the coding sequence ATGACAGCGAAAACAGCGGAGACAGCGGCAAAGACCGCAAAGACAAAGTCCATGAAGACAAAGACGCAAAAGATTCTCACCGTCATCGGCGGGCTACTCGTCGCCGGTGTTCTCCTACTCGGCGCCGGGGCGTACTTCTACGGACCGACGCTCACCGCAATGACGACGGGATCCGCCCGCTTCCTCGGCACAGACTCACCGAAACGCTACACATCGACTGTGCTCAGTCTCGCTGAGCAGGGTATATATGCCGACTCGAAGGAATTCGCGGACGCAGCAGAGCACGCCCGGGCCGCCGCGAAGCAGGCAGATTCGCTTGACGACGTCCGCGCCACCCTCAATGACGCGGTCCGCGCCGCTGGCGGCAAGCACTCCCGCCTCATCGAACCGGACGAACAGAGTGGCGGCGACGATGCCGCGGACAGCGCGAGCTCGCCCGACCCAGGGGTGGAACAGAAAGACGGACTCGCCTGGGCGACAGTTCCCGGGATCGACCGAAATGACGATATTCAGGGCTACGCTGACACGCTTTCCAACGGCCTAGCCGCAGCACGCGACAACGGTGCCTGCGGTGCCGTGGTTGATTTGCGTGGCAATGGCGGCGGCGACATGGGCCCGATGCTTGCAGGCCTGTCTCCCCTGCTTCCGGATGGCACAGCCTTGGAATTCGAATTTGGGGCGAGAACGAATGCTGTGACCGTCGACGGAAATTCCGTCAAGGGCGGCGGCACCCCACTGACAACCGCAGGTGGCAAATGGGACGTCCCTGTCGCCGTGCTCGTGGACGGTGGCACGGCATCCTCCGGCGAAGCGACCATGCTCTCTTTCCGCGGCCTGGACAACTCCCGCAGCTTCGGCACCCCGACCGCCGGATTTGCCTCCGCGAATACTGTCTACGATTTTCCCGACGGCAGCGAGCTGATGCTCACCATCGCCAAGGACCGCGATCGCAACGGCGCAACATACTCGGAAGATCCTATAGACCCGGATGTGAAGACCGATTCCGGCGACGTGGCTGTAGCTGAGGCTGAAAGGTGGCTACGAGACGAAAGCGGCTGCAGCTAG
- the asnB gene encoding asparagine synthase (glutamine-hydrolyzing), whose translation MCGLLAMLTSSSDASRFAESAERALPCFYHRGPDAAGTWHDDDAVFGFNRLAIIDLEHSHQPLRWGPAENPERYALTFNGEIYNYVELREELTAAGLTFNTEGDSETIVVGYHHWGEDVVEHLRGMFAIAIWDTETRTMFVARDQFGIKPLYYATTEAGTVFSSEKKAIIEMAPELSLDLSLDRRAIEHYVDLQYVPEPESLHSCIRRLESGCTATLTPGGEVKAKRYFNPQFNVIPVAKDKEQELFNKIAAALEDSVAKHMRADVTVGSFLSGGIDSTAIATLAKRHNPDLLTFTTGFEREGYSEVDVAAESAEAIGVEHIVKVVSPEEYAAAIPKIMWYLDDPVADPSLVPLFFVAQEARKHVKVVLSGEGADELFGGYTIYKEPLSLAPFEKMPDPLLKGLNKLSQVLPEGMRGKSLLERGTTPMETRYYGNARSFNYDQLRRVLPWAKPEWDHREVTAPIYARSKDMDPVARMQHLDLFTWMRGDILVKADKINMAHSLELRVPFLDKEVFAVAETIPADLKISHGTTKYALRKAMEQIVPPHVLHRKKLGFPVPMRYWLAGDELYGWAQQTINESQTDDIFNKPEVLEMLKEHRDGVSDHSRRLWTVLAFMIWHGIFVEKRIDPGIEHREYPVNL comes from the coding sequence ATGTGCGGTCTTCTCGCCATGCTGACCAGCTCGTCCGACGCTTCCCGCTTCGCGGAGTCGGCCGAGCGCGCCCTCCCCTGCTTCTATCACCGCGGCCCCGACGCGGCTGGCACGTGGCACGACGATGACGCTGTTTTCGGCTTCAACCGTCTCGCCATCATCGACCTGGAGCACTCCCACCAACCGCTTCGGTGGGGTCCGGCGGAGAACCCCGAGCGTTACGCGCTGACCTTCAACGGCGAGATCTACAACTACGTGGAGCTGCGCGAGGAGCTGACCGCCGCTGGCCTGACGTTCAACACCGAGGGCGATTCGGAGACCATCGTGGTGGGATACCACCACTGGGGCGAAGACGTCGTCGAGCACCTGCGCGGCATGTTCGCCATCGCGATCTGGGACACGGAAACCCGCACAATGTTCGTCGCCCGCGACCAGTTCGGCATCAAGCCTCTCTACTACGCCACCACCGAGGCGGGCACAGTCTTCTCCTCTGAGAAGAAAGCCATCATAGAGATGGCACCCGAGTTGAGTCTAGACCTCAGCCTGGACCGTCGTGCGATCGAGCACTATGTCGACCTGCAGTACGTGCCGGAGCCGGAGTCCCTCCACTCCTGCATCCGGCGTCTCGAGTCCGGCTGCACCGCCACCCTCACCCCGGGCGGCGAAGTTAAAGCCAAGCGCTACTTCAACCCCCAGTTCAACGTCATCCCCGTCGCCAAGGACAAAGAGCAAGAACTTTTCAACAAGATCGCCGCGGCGCTGGAGGATTCCGTCGCCAAGCACATGCGCGCTGACGTGACAGTAGGCTCCTTCCTTTCCGGTGGTATCGACTCGACCGCGATCGCGACATTGGCCAAGCGCCACAACCCCGACCTACTCACGTTCACCACGGGCTTCGAGCGCGAGGGTTATTCGGAGGTCGACGTCGCCGCAGAATCCGCGGAGGCGATCGGTGTCGAGCACATCGTGAAGGTCGTCTCCCCTGAGGAATACGCCGCCGCCATCCCGAAGATCATGTGGTACCTCGACGATCCGGTCGCGGACCCGTCACTCGTGCCGCTGTTCTTCGTGGCACAGGAAGCGCGCAAACACGTCAAGGTCGTCCTCTCCGGCGAGGGTGCCGACGAGCTTTTCGGCGGCTACACCATATATAAGGAGCCGCTGTCGCTCGCCCCGTTCGAGAAGATGCCCGACCCCCTGCTGAAGGGCCTGAACAAACTCAGCCAGGTACTGCCCGAGGGGATGCGTGGAAAGTCGCTGCTCGAGCGCGGCACCACCCCGATGGAGACCCGCTACTACGGCAACGCGCGCTCCTTTAATTACGACCAGCTGCGCCGTGTCCTGCCGTGGGCGAAGCCGGAATGGGACCACCGCGAGGTCACTGCACCGATCTACGCACGGTCGAAGGACATGGACCCGGTCGCGCGCATGCAGCACCTCGACCTGTTCACGTGGATGCGGGGCGACATTCTGGTCAAGGCCGACAAAATCAACATGGCCCACTCCCTCGAGCTGCGCGTCCCGTTCCTGGACAAGGAGGTCTTCGCCGTGGCGGAAACCATCCCGGCGGATCTAAAGATCTCCCACGGCACCACCAAGTACGCCTTGCGCAAAGCCATGGAGCAGATCGTTCCTCCGCACGTGCTGCACCGCAAGAAGCTCGGCTTCCCTGTCCCGATGCGCTACTGGCTCGCCGGCGATGAGCTCTACGGCTGGGCGCAGCAGACCATCAACGAATCGCAGACGGACGACATCTTCAACAAGCCCGAGGTTTTGGAGATGCTCAAGGAGCACCGCGACGGCGTCTCGGACCACTCCCGCCGCCTGTGGACTGTGCTGGCGTTCATGATCTGGCACGGTATTTTCGTCGAGAAGCGGATCGATCCCGGCATCGAGCACCGCGAATACCCCGTGAACCTTTAA
- a CDS encoding cytochrome c oxidase subunit II: MDTAKNRGLAKKIGVAGVLALSGFGLAGCETEPPSAMSNLLDMGWPDPVTPEGASLYNFWVWVWLAAWIIGIIMWGIFLYAIFAWGGKRRKKQGAGEFPKQLQYNVPLELGLTIVPIVIVMVLFFFTVQAQTKVVALDKDPEVTVDVTAFQWNWKFGYAEVGAELSPTGSDYVGEDAERQKLAEDSKYDDEDVHNSNPIHGKSMSDKSYLHFNKIETVGTTEEIPVLVLPTNTPIEFRLASGDVSHAFWVPEFLFKRDVYSHPEENQQERSFQIEEINKEGAFVGRCAEMCGTYHAMMNFEIRAVSPEKFRDYMRFREQNPDAANSEALASIGEEPFATTTRPFNTDRTGTRGGDNAVQNV; encoded by the coding sequence GTGGATACGGCAAAGAACCGTGGCCTGGCTAAGAAGATCGGTGTCGCAGGCGTTCTCGCGCTGAGCGGCTTCGGTCTTGCCGGCTGTGAGACTGAACCGCCGAGCGCCATGTCGAACTTGCTCGACATGGGCTGGCCGGACCCCGTCACCCCTGAGGGTGCAAGCTTGTACAACTTCTGGGTGTGGGTCTGGCTCGCGGCGTGGATCATCGGCATCATCATGTGGGGCATCTTCCTCTACGCGATTTTCGCGTGGGGTGGGAAGCGCCGTAAGAAGCAGGGGGCCGGGGAATTCCCGAAGCAGCTGCAGTACAACGTCCCGCTCGAGCTGGGATTGACGATCGTCCCGATCGTGATTGTGATGGTGCTGTTCTTCTTCACCGTCCAGGCTCAGACGAAGGTCGTTGCCTTGGATAAGGACCCGGAGGTGACCGTCGACGTCACCGCCTTCCAGTGGAACTGGAAGTTCGGTTACGCGGAGGTCGGGGCGGAGCTCTCCCCGACGGGGTCCGACTACGTCGGTGAGGACGCTGAGCGCCAGAAGCTCGCCGAGGACTCCAAATACGACGACGAGGACGTCCACAACTCGAACCCGATTCACGGAAAGTCGATGTCCGACAAGTCCTACTTGCACTTCAACAAGATTGAGACTGTGGGCACCACCGAGGAAATCCCGGTTCTTGTTCTGCCCACGAACACCCCGATCGAGTTCCGCCTGGCATCCGGCGACGTGTCCCACGCGTTCTGGGTTCCGGAGTTCCTGTTCAAGCGTGACGTGTACTCCCACCCGGAGGAGAACCAGCAGGAGCGCAGCTTCCAGATCGAGGAAATCAATAAGGAAGGCGCGTTCGTCGGACGCTGTGCCGAGATGTGCGGTACCTACCACGCGATGATGAACTTCGAGATCCGCGCAGTCTCCCCGGAGAAGTTCCGCGACTACATGCGCTTCCGTGAGCAGAACCCGGACGCAGCTAACTCCGAGGCCCTCGCGTCCATCGGCGAAGAGCCGTTCGCAACGACCACCCGTCCGTTCAACACCGACCGAACCGGAACTCGCGGCGGCGACAACGCCGTGCAGAACGTCTAA